cacgagcattgattatgtcataaataggaaaagctaatgggtcccaactccattattcaattctatgtgcaaaagaattagcgtccaaattttacgtacggaatgttattttctcactttctggtgtcatagaaatgtgaaatttggcacgagcattgattatgtcataagtaggaaaagctaatgggtaccaactcgattattcaattctatgcgcaaaagaattagcgtccaaattttacatacagaatctaattttctcactttctggtgtcgtagaaatgggaaatttggcatgagcattgattatgtcataaatagtaaaagttaatgggtcccaactcgatcattcaattctaattgcaaaagaattagcgtccaaattttacatatggaatctaattctctcacttcccgatgtcatttcatataaaggaaacgtcgcattgttacctccccgtggtgtttcctgggtaacgcagagaactatgcaaaatggtgaacatatgtttttcctcagtatctctaaagtaaccacgacttcataagattttccgtgtgaacaccagataaacaccagtaccaaattaactcgggcgaagccgggtatatcagctagtattatatataATAATACATTATTAATGTAGGATGCTTTATTCATGGTCATTTCATACAATGTATGGCTATAAAAGGTATTACTATAATTTTACCAACAgtaagttgtttgtttttttcaacataatttacattttttctaggTCCTCATTTAGACCCCGGGGTGGAAGGGTATCTAAACTTTAAAATCCAAAAGCAGCTCTCAGTTTTTTAAGTATTAGAAAAGTCCAAGATTGATAGTTTCAAGTGGCGTAATTTTCAATTTCGAGACATCTTGGTTGAGGTATTTCAAAAGATGTTTCGAAACACTAGGTTTCCAAAAAACGTAAAGTATATTAATGTTTGTTAAGTCTTGTACACAAGGGGTTCACGGATCGAAGGCCACATGGGCATTTAATCATGTGAATCACGTATACAGTAGCACAACTCAAATATTGTGTTAATTTGCAGGGAGTTTGGTCTTTCTTTATAAAAACTTTCTTGTTGGCTATTGGTACAACACTTACACCTGTTGAGACCACATCTAAAAGCCCTATGACGGAGTTtaatgcatatatgtgtgtgcacttTATACTACGTATTAGTTATACTTCATAGAGGTGTTTTGTATACACTAAAACGCGTTGTCCTTGTATTTTATTGTATGTTATGTTTTTAAACTAAATAAGAATATTTAttatcatcatcttcatcatcacTCAGTTTCCTGAGTTCACCAACAGTAACTACTCTGGTTATCACCACTTGGAGGAGTTTTTTTGTGTTTATCCATAACTCCTTCCTTCAAAGTAAGTTTCctctttcttcatttttaaccttGATAAATGGACACAGAATCAATAGCCTTCTTATGAGCGCAGGattttttgtaattgtttttctaTTAACTTTGTTTTTTGCTCCTGAGAACTCCTTCGGAGTTCTCTGCAATCCTTGCAGCTCCCCATCATGGGAATGGATGCCTTAGGCATAAGAGAGATGTATACTGATACGAAGACTGGGACTCCAGGTGTGGCACCTGGATATCCTTTATTGGATCCAGgcgtccacaccaggtgagtccctaggttttatttaaagtatTCTTCTTTATATCTTCTCGAGGCGCCTTCCTAACTATACCATTTAGGCCTCactcagacgagcgtgtgttttgcgtgcgcataatgcataaaagaaccaatgggttcctatagaagagtTTATACGCGCAAAATCTGAAGTGCAAAACAGCGCGcatctaaaaaagataggacataggtgcgcgttttgcaggagtttatCAAACTCCTGCACATGGAACAGATTcctcgctgcttacagcaggacatttaaaagatgCTTCTATTTTGAAAaactgtgctgtcacagtgttcagtgatgaggggaccttcgtggagcagctgctccagtgaacggggaAAGTTTCACGAGCAAACAGTTTTCCACATAAGAGAGGAGCATATTTTTTTCGCACACATAGGCACACAGAAACATGTCTGAATGAggctttattgtgtaaaagtaattaaaaaaaaaatcaaaatcttaTTAATCCAAATACCAAAGTTAAGCTGTTATTTGGtatatgccataaaaataaaaatgaaaaaaacaaaaacaaacagaatTGCTGGTTTTTTGGTTCATcttcctccaaaaaaaaaaacacaataaaatgtgatttaaaaaagcCTTATGGTAAAGGTGGAAACGACAACTCGCCCCATATAAACAAGGTCTCACAAGCTCTGTCGGGGTAAAAATGCAGTGAGGCAAACACCAattaaattttttctttaaatgtttattgtgcaaaagtaataacaCATAAAAAGGCTTTATAAATTTGTCATCAGTTTAATCGTATTGACACGCAGAATAAagatcatgtcattgatactcTGCAGTGAatgctgtatgaaaaaaaaaaacacatgacacaAATCTAGGGTTTTCCAATGTAcccataatagagatgagcgagcatactcgctaaggctaactactcgatcgagtagtgccttagtcgagtatctccctgctcgtctctaaggttcggctgccgctgcGGGTGACAGGTaggttgcggcggtgagcagggtggagcgggggggtgggggggggtgggggggaggcgggggagagggagagagagatctcccctccgttcctcccgctctcccccgcagctcctcaccggcagccgaatctttgctcccgagctggcaggtactcgctaaggccacagctcgatcgagcaattgcccttagcgagtatgctcgctcatctctaacccatAAATGTTTTTATAGTTAAAACAATACAATAAGTTTAGCCCAAAGTGTTGCCATTAAAAACAAGCCCCCCTATTAGCAGGTCTATCAAAAATGAAAACCTCATGGCTCTTGCAAAATAAccaagaaaaagggaaaaaaagttgggtcaataaggggttaagactgGTAATGTAAATGCTAGTTGTTAAGCTGAATGCCGCTGAAGTAAAATGCACTAAGTTTTAGAGATCTATGTCTCTTAAATTTGTCACATCTTCTAGCAGTCAATGTTCTAGGAAAATCAAATCCACCGACTGGTGTAGATTGATGGTGTAATGTAAGCTAATTTATAGTAAGTCTGTCAGGCCACAGGAGACCATGTCCACCCAATTTGTAGAAAACTGACAAGCACTATGAACGTTGGAAGGCAGACACAATATTTTGTGCTATGATGTGTGGCAAAATTTGCAGCTTTTTGACAGAAAGCTGGTGCAGGAACATTGATAAATGCTCTTCCCCATCAGCGCTCCATATTACCTTTCTTTTGTCTGACTTGAAACTTTTCTTTGACAGTCAAAGTTTCAATTTTTATCTCATGCCTTCTGTCAGTaaaattattttgaaaaaaaaaaggttacttTTCCAAGATAGCTCTTTGAAATTCAAGAAGACTTAATTTTGGGGTAAAACATTTCACCCATTCTCAACATGAAAAAGCATTCTCCCCCGTGTGACTTCTGTGATGTCTAACAAGCTTTGATTTCTCTGtataacatttgccacattctgaacatgaaaacggtttctctcctgtgtgaattctctgatgtttatcaAGATTAGTTTTATccttaaaacatttgccacattctgaacatgaatatgatttctctcctgtgtgaattctctgatgtcgaTCACGCAATGTTTTGTCCTTAAAACATTTgccgcattctgaacatgaaaaaggcttttcccctgtgtgaattctctgatgtctatgtAGATCTGAATTATACATAAAACATTTgccgcattctgaacatgaataaggtttctctcctgtatgaattctctgatgttgatCAAGACGCGCTTTATTCCTAAAACATttgtcacattctgaacatgaaaatggcttctctcctgtatgaattctctgatgttgatCAAGACTTGCTTTATTCCTAAAACATTtgtcacattctgaacaggaaaatggcttctctcctgtatgaattctctgatgttgatCAAGACTTCCTTTAtccctaaaacatttcccacattctgaacaggaaaatggcttctctcctgtgtgacttctctgatgcctAACAAGCTTTGATttctctctaaaacatttcccacattctgaacaggaaaatggcttttcccctgtgtgaattctctgatgttgatCAAAATTTGTTTTATccttaaaacatttgccacattctgaacatgaaaatggtttctcccctgtgtgaattctccaaTGTTTATGTAGATCTGAATTATACCTAAaatatttgccacattctgaacaaggatatggtttctctcctgtgtgagttctctgatgttgatCCTGACTTGCTTTATccataaaacatttgccacattctgtacatgaaaatggcttttccccagTGTGTCTTCTCTGATGCTTAACAAGCTCTGATTTCTCTTTAAAACATTtggcacattctgaacatgaaaatggtttagccccggtatgaattctctgatgttgatTACGATTTGATATAGTAGAaaaatattttccacattctgagcatggaaATGACTttgcccctgtgtgaattctctgatgtgcaataAGATCTGATTTATACAGAAAACActtcccacactctgaacatcGAAATGGCttgtcccctgtgtgaattctctcatgtgtaaCAAGACCTGATTTATACAGAAAACActtcccacactctgaacatgaaaatggcttatcTCCAGTGTGATTTCTATGGTGGGTTGCAAGTTGTGATTTTCTatgaaaacattttccacattctgaacatggaaatggcttctcccctgtgtgaattctctgatgcgtAGCAAGCCTTGATTTATGaaaaaagcatttcccacattctgaacatgaaaattgttTCGCTCCTGTGTGAGCCCTTTGATGACTGAGAAAATGTTTTTTGTGGatgaaagatttcccacattctggacatgaaaatgtttttcctgtgtgacttctctgatgttcaacaaaATAAGCTTTAGTtgagaaacatttcccacattctaaacatgaaaatggcttctctcctgtgtgagtcttTTGATGTGTAGTTAGAACAGACTTCCTGCTAAAACACCTTCCACAAACaatacatgaaaatggcttctcactTGTGTGAACAATCTGATGTTGATGCAAAGTTGAGTttgaagtaaaacatttcccacactctggacatgaaaatggcttctcccctgtatgaatcCTCTGATGTCTTACAAGCTCTGATTTATataaaaaacatttcccacactctgaacatgaaaatgatttttctCTTCTGTGAGTTATTTCATGTGTAGTAAGAGCTGATCTATGgttaaaacactttccacatacagtacatgaaaatggcttcttctcCGTATGAACTCTCTGGTGTTGAGTGAGTTGTGGTttagttttaaaactttttgcacattctgaacatggaaatggtTTCTTCCCTGTGTGAGCTCTTTGATTTTCTCCCCTTCTGTGACCTTTATTTACCTTATCAGTCAGTGATGAATCAGAtgatgggacctgtataagaggatcagatgatggatctttgctgtgaagagcTGAGGGGAtaactgggataatggcaggttcttcatatgtatcttgtgtaaGACTACAATCATCTGCGTTACACTTGGCAGATATCAGACGTCTATCTGAGCTCCTGGTacagtcatctgccaagaataaaatggattttactatttattaatcaaaatggccttaaaataatattttaaaacatttctatATAACAATGTCATTACAAATTGCAAATCATGTAGCAAAATGCAATTAGTAATTGACTAAGACAGTAAAGGCAAAACAGATCAGTCTAATAGTAGACC
This region of Eleutherodactylus coqui strain aEleCoq1 chromosome 5, aEleCoq1.hap1, whole genome shotgun sequence genomic DNA includes:
- the LOC136629101 gene encoding zinc finger protein 585A-like — protein: MEKDRNKMAESLLHLTLEIHFQLTGEDYTVVKKTSSDGCQPSVCDGWGRHLSPITGPPPHPLIHEDINVQKILELTNKMIELLTGEVPIRCQDVAVYFSMKEWEYLGHKDLYKEAMMETRQPLPSPVPSSKRIPPERCSRPLLPQDHQLLYPDEDLTDINATETNVRGDQRCKEETPTGNRPGAYTRMEKDRNKMAESIINLTLNILFQLTGEDYTVVKKTSSDGCRAPVCDGWERPLSPITRPPPHPLIHEDINVQKILEFTNKMIELLTGEVSIRCQDVAVYFSMEEWEYLEGHKDLYKEAMMETRQPLPSPDDCTRSSDRRLISAKCNADDCSLTQDTYEEPAIIPVIPSALHSKDPSSDPLIQVPSSDSSLTDKVNKGHRRGENQRAHTGKKPFPCSECAKSFKTKPQLTQHQRVHTEKKPFSCTVCGKCFNHRSALTTHEITHRREKSFSCSECGKCFLYKSELVRHQRIHTGEKPFSCPECGKCFTSNSTLHQHQIVHTSEKPFSCIVCGRCFSRKSVLTTHQKTHTGEKPFSCLECGKCFSTKAYFVEHQRSHTGKTFSCPECGKSFIHKKHFLSHQRAHTGAKQFSCSECGKCFFHKSRLATHQRIHTGEKPFPCSECGKCFHRKSQLATHHRNHTGDKPFSCSECGKCFLYKSGLVTHERIHTGDKPFRCSECGKCFLYKSDLIAHQRIHTGAKSFPCSECGKYFSTISNRNQHQRIHTGAKPFSCSECAKCFKEKSELVKHQRRHTGEKPFSCTECGKCFMDKASQDQHQRTHTGEKPYPCSECGKYFRYNSDLHKHWRIHTGEKPFSCSECGKCFKDKTNFDQHQRIHTGEKPFSCSECGKCFREKSKLVRHQRSHTGEKPFSCSECGKCFRDKGSLDQHQRIHTGEKPFSCSECDKCFRNKASLDQHQRIHTGEKPFSCSECDKCFRNKARLDQHQRIHTGEKPYSCSECGKCFMYNSDLHRHQRIHTGEKPFSCSECGKCFKDKTLRDRHQRIHTGEKSYSCSECGKCFKDKTNLDKHQRIHTGEKPFSCSECGKCYTEKSKLVRHHRSHTGENAFSC